The Campylobacter sp. CN_NE2 genome contains a region encoding:
- the hpf gene encoding ribosome hibernation-promoting factor, HPF/YfiA family, with product MNISIVGKQFELTDPIKNYIEEAFENLKKYNLDLIAGRCVVSADEKQGRKGFVVDFSLNLAKKDTIVIKHKDKDLYAAIDSIVDRASKVLRRYHDKMTTHKNKDDKKQNALDDILESDSPNLNSVDEIVPTELDIYKPLEIDEALAKLKESTDQFLVFNDMDAKMRVLYKRKDGKFGLF from the coding sequence ATGAACATAAGTATAGTCGGAAAGCAGTTTGAACTAACCGATCCTATCAAAAACTATATAGAAGAGGCGTTCGAGAATTTGAAAAAATACAATCTCGATTTAATCGCTGGTAGATGCGTAGTTTCAGCTGATGAAAAGCAGGGCAGAAAGGGCTTTGTGGTTGATTTTTCGCTAAATTTGGCTAAAAAAGATACGATTGTCATCAAGCATAAAGATAAAGATTTATATGCTGCGATTGATAGCATAGTAGATCGTGCGTCAAAAGTTTTGCGTAGATACCATGATAAAATGACTACGCACAAAAACAAAGATGACAAAAAACAAAATGCGCTTGATGATATTTTAGAAAGCGATTCGCCGAATTTAAACAGCGTAGATGAGATAGTCCCTACCGAGCTTGACATCTATAAGCCACTTGAAATCGATGAAGCTTTGGCGAAGTTAAAAGAAAGCACAGATCAGTTTTTGGTCTTTAACGATATGGACGCTAAAATGCGCGTTTTATATAAACGAAAAGACGGTAAATTTGGTTTGTTTTAG